A genome region from Methanobacterium sp. includes the following:
- a CDS encoding NifB/NifX family molybdenum-iron cluster-binding protein — protein MKIAIATSDRINTDHFGRARGFAIYQWNDDKVEFIKYMETNINPQEKHQWHEGLRILGDCEVIIAAQAGMKAKYGIKKANLKLVEDEGTVEEVLERFIKHEKFMSEL, from the coding sequence ATGAAGATTGCAATTGCAACCTCAGACCGAATAAATACCGATCATTTCGGCCGGGCCAGAGGATTCGCCATATACCAGTGGAATGATGATAAAGTGGAATTTATCAAATACATGGAAACTAACATCAACCCTCAAGAAAAACATCAATGGCATGAAGGTCTCAGGATTTTGGGAGATTGTGAGGTCATAATAGCGGCCCAGGCAGGGATGAAAGCCAAATATGGTATAAAAAAGGCCAATCTAAAATTGGTTGAGGATGAAGGAACTGTTGAAGAGGTTTTAGAGCGTTTCATTAAACATGAAAAGTTTATGAGTGAATTATAA
- a CDS encoding class I SAM-dependent methyltransferase, whose translation MSEQELYRKFARYYDLIYQWMDYKSEAEFIEKMVELHPHSGGCDLLDVACGTGNHAQYLVDSFHVVGLDINPEMMEIAREKVPEMELIQGNMKEMNLERDFDVIICLFSSINYHTNLSELGTTFKRFYDHLKPGGVLIFDLGFCTENWEEGRMLVDAVVEGDLQLARISQSRLCDGVFNANFVFLIKEDGNMDFEVDQHQIGVFNTPEVKKILENTGFETRIYSDYTDLPWDAESDKRPVFVCVKT comes from the coding sequence ATGTCAGAACAGGAACTTTACCGTAAATTTGCCCGTTATTACGATCTAATCTATCAGTGGATGGACTACAAAAGCGAAGCAGAATTCATTGAGAAAATGGTGGAACTTCACCCGCACTCAGGCGGATGTGACCTTCTGGATGTGGCCTGTGGTACTGGTAACCATGCCCAGTACCTTGTAGACTCGTTCCATGTTGTTGGTTTGGATATTAACCCTGAAATGATGGAAATAGCCCGAGAAAAAGTCCCAGAAATGGAATTAATTCAGGGCAACATGAAGGAAATGAACCTGGAGAGGGACTTTGATGTTATCATCTGCCTATTCTCCTCCATCAACTACCACACCAACCTCTCGGAACTGGGAACCACCTTTAAACGATTTTATGATCACCTGAAACCAGGAGGAGTTTTAATATTTGACCTGGGATTCTGCACTGAGAACTGGGAGGAAGGCAGGATGCTGGTGGATGCAGTGGTGGAAGGAGATCTTCAATTGGCCCGAATATCCCAGAGCCGTTTATGCGATGGGGTTTTCAATGCCAACTTCGTGTTTTTGATTAAGGAAGATGGGAATATGGATTTTGAAGTTGACCAGCACCAGATTGGCGTGTTCAACACACCTGAAGTTAAAAAAATCCTGGAAAACACTGGCTTTGAAACCCGCATCTATAGTGACTACACTGATCTTCCCTGGGATGCAGAATCAGATAAAAGGCCAGTGTTTGTATGCGTTAAAACATGA
- a CDS encoding flavodoxin family protein: protein MKKVLMICASPRKESNTMQVLEECAKTIEKNGLKAEILSLRQKKIRSCIACGKCSELHQCALKDGLNDIIEKLKEADGFIVGSPVYFGTARGELMSALQRIGMVNMSSGNFLSWKVGGPIAVARRGGHTATIQELLMFYFINDMIVPGSTYWNMVFGHQPGEAKEDTEGMETAIRFADNVAKLILKIK, encoded by the coding sequence ATGAAGAAAGTTCTAATGATATGTGCCAGCCCCCGGAAAGAAAGCAACACCATGCAAGTCCTAGAAGAATGTGCAAAAACCATAGAAAAAAATGGATTAAAAGCTGAAATACTATCCCTGCGCCAGAAGAAAATCCGTTCATGCATTGCCTGTGGAAAGTGCTCTGAATTACACCAGTGTGCTCTTAAAGATGGTCTTAACGACATAATCGAAAAGTTAAAGGAAGCAGATGGTTTCATTGTTGGTTCACCAGTGTACTTTGGTACTGCCCGGGGAGAGTTAATGTCTGCCCTGCAGAGGATTGGAATGGTTAACATGTCTTCGGGTAATTTCTTATCCTGGAAAGTAGGAGGTCCCATAGCTGTAGCCCGCAGAGGAGGGCACACAGCCACTATACAGGAACTATTGATGTTCTATTTCATCAACGACATGATCGTTCCTGGAAGCACCTACTGGAACATGGTTTTCGGACATCAACCTGGAGAAGCAAAAGAGGATACAGAAGGAATGGAAACAGCAATCCGTTTTGCAGACAATGTTGCCAAACTCATATTAAAGATAAAATAA
- a CDS encoding methylated-DNA--[protein]-cysteine S-methyltransferase yields the protein MKIKIITPTPFGPVVLIWSRVNRKVKVIRILLSRPDISAEDQLTNSYPHYAVSSCGKIDSLSAKIRDFLEGKDVKFSLDVVALDSCPPFQKAVLRAEHQIPRGKVSTYKLIARYLGKENGARAVGNALAKNPFPIIIPCHRAIRSDGYLGGFQGGMDMKQVLLENEGVHFDVKGRVIVPRFHYD from the coding sequence ATGAAAATAAAAATCATAACACCCACTCCTTTTGGTCCAGTGGTTCTAATCTGGTCCAGAGTCAATAGAAAGGTTAAGGTTATCAGAATACTGCTCTCCAGACCAGATATATCTGCTGAAGATCAATTAACCAATAGTTACCCCCATTATGCGGTTTCTTCCTGTGGAAAGATAGATTCTCTATCTGCAAAAATCAGAGATTTTCTTGAAGGAAAAGATGTCAAGTTCTCCCTTGATGTTGTGGCCCTTGATTCATGTCCCCCCTTTCAAAAAGCTGTTCTGCGTGCTGAGCATCAAATTCCAAGAGGAAAAGTCAGTACATATAAACTCATTGCCCGGTATCTGGGTAAAGAAAACGGAGCACGGGCAGTGGGTAATGCACTGGCAAAAAATCCATTTCCTATAATAATCCCCTGTCATCGTGCCATACGATCTGATGGTTATCTAGGTGGTTTTCAAGGCGGAATGGACATGAAACAGGTTTTACTTGAAAATGAGGGTGTCCATTTTGATGTTAAGGGACGGGTGATTGTTCCACGATTTCACTATGATTAA
- a CDS encoding alpha/beta hydrolase, translated as MNENVDNLLKVIKNQFNQEKGDIEKVQRDFDEFYLSFSSKGPLKITSEPDAPVPSYWIVTPQSSYKKVILFFHGGGINLGSTHGHQDLCQRLSRYTGFSVFSVDYSLAPEHPFPAAVEDCILSYLWLRDEGFQASELVVAGISVGGNLALSTLLALKKMGETLPLGGVCMSPVVDFKFPVVYNHLKDVNDWITYKRLEKIRELYLQGKPPSNPLISPIYGDLEGLPPLLIQAGSRELLLCDINRFRDLAVKKDVKVSLEVWQDMFHSWQLFYSHLPEGEGSMRSVGEFVNGL; from the coding sequence ATGAACGAAAATGTTGATAACCTGCTTAAGGTTATAAAGAACCAGTTCAACCAGGAAAAAGGAGATATAGAGAAAGTTCAGAGGGACTTTGATGAATTTTATCTTTCTTTTAGTTCCAAGGGTCCTCTAAAAATTACAAGCGAACCTGATGCGCCAGTGCCTTCTTACTGGATTGTGACTCCTCAAAGTAGCTATAAGAAAGTGATTTTATTTTTCCACGGGGGTGGCATTAACCTGGGATCCACCCATGGTCACCAGGACCTCTGCCAGAGATTATCCAGATACACTGGTTTTTCAGTGTTCAGTGTTGATTACAGTTTAGCCCCTGAACATCCCTTCCCTGCAGCAGTTGAAGATTGCATCCTATCTTACCTCTGGCTGCGTGATGAAGGTTTTCAAGCCAGTGAACTGGTGGTTGCAGGGATATCTGTCGGAGGTAATCTGGCTCTGTCCACCTTACTTGCCCTGAAAAAGATGGGAGAAACACTGCCTCTGGGTGGGGTTTGTATGTCTCCAGTCGTGGATTTTAAATTCCCAGTGGTTTACAATCACCTGAAGGATGTTAATGACTGGATCACCTATAAAAGATTGGAAAAGATTCGGGAGTTATATCTGCAGGGGAAACCTCCTTCAAATCCCCTAATTTCCCCTATATACGGAGACTTAGAGGGACTACCACCCCTCCTGATCCAGGCCGGCAGTCGGGAGCTTCTTCTTTGTGATATCAATCGTTTCCGGGATTTAGCAGTTAAAAAAGATGTTAAAGTGAGTTTAGAAGTCTGGCAGGACATGTTCCACTCCTGGCAATTATTTTACTCCCATTTACCCGAGGGTGAAGGATCCATGAGGAGTGTTGGGGAATTTGTAAATGGACTTTGA
- a CDS encoding response regulator — translation MADTSIMLVEDEIIVAADVKNRLENMGYSVLGIFDTGEEAIQKAGELKPSLVLMDIVLKGEMDGIDAAQNIRELYDIPIIYLTAYSDEKTLERAKVTEPFGYVLKPFEDREIQSAIEMAIYKHQMEKKLKESEEKYRKLVEKFLRVSTEILNELSKP, via the coding sequence ATGGCTGATACAAGTATTATGCTGGTGGAAGACGAGATTATCGTTGCGGCTGATGTCAAAAATCGACTGGAGAATATGGGCTATTCTGTTTTGGGGATTTTTGATACAGGGGAGGAAGCCATTCAAAAAGCAGGAGAACTGAAACCCAGCCTGGTTTTGATGGATATTGTGCTCAAAGGAGAGATGGATGGAATAGATGCAGCCCAGAACATACGCGAACTTTATGATATTCCTATTATTTATTTAACTGCTTATTCTGATGAAAAAACCCTGGAAAGGGCCAAGGTAACTGAACCATTTGGTTATGTCCTGAAACCATTTGAGGATCGTGAAATCCAGAGTGCCATAGAAATGGCCATATACAAACACCAGATGGAGAAAAAGTTGAAAGAAAGTGAAGAAAAGTATCGTAAATTAGTAGAAAAGTTCTTACGTGTCTCTACGGAGATATTAAATGAGTTAAGCAAACCATAA
- a CDS encoding DUF2178 domain-containing protein — MKIVEGDNLKEGDNLDKKSGIVLKILSIFESGLFLKILSVFITGLWIAGLILGNIYIVLLAIILLIALCAVLYIHRDNLQEIFQKDNSVVVEDERTQLINEKAATMTFGIFVAVIIYAGIILIALRDSYPQLLQAGCTLIIAAVFCFILYFTSRAYYNRKF, encoded by the coding sequence ATGAAGATAGTAGAAGGTGATAATTTGAAAGAAGGTGATAATTTGGATAAAAAGTCCGGAATAGTATTAAAAATACTGTCCATATTCGAATCAGGGTTATTTTTAAAAATACTTTCAGTGTTTATAACTGGTCTATGGATTGCTGGTCTAATACTGGGGAATATTTACATTGTTCTGCTGGCAATCATCCTTTTAATTGCATTATGCGCGGTATTGTACATCCATAGAGATAATTTACAAGAAATTTTCCAGAAAGACAACAGTGTTGTTGTGGAAGATGAAAGAACTCAATTAATCAACGAGAAGGCAGCTACAATGACGTTCGGAATATTTGTAGCGGTTATAATTTATGCTGGTATCATTCTTATTGCCCTGAGGGACAGTTACCCTCAATTATTGCAGGCAGGGTGTACACTGATTATAGCCGCAGTGTTCTGTTTTATCTTGTACTTCACATCTCGAGCATATTACAATCGGAAATTCTAG
- a CDS encoding DUF2178 domain-containing protein, whose translation MKNYQILRIIVAIFVATVVGLSVITENLLLAILAIVIGTMISYIYKKNTDEILEDERIAKVSEKASRMAIVLFSISIAFIGMFLIMLRNEYPDFTQAGFTLSYAAVALLLLYYIFYGYYDKKYGS comes from the coding sequence ATGAAAAATTATCAGATTCTAAGAATAATTGTTGCTATATTCGTTGCAACTGTAGTGGGATTATCGGTTATCACTGAAAACCTCCTTCTCGCCATTCTTGCAATTGTAATTGGTACTATGATATCCTACATTTACAAAAAGAATACCGATGAAATCCTTGAAGATGAAAGAATAGCTAAAGTGAGTGAAAAGGCATCTAGGATGGCCATAGTGCTTTTTTCTATTTCCATAGCTTTTATTGGAATGTTCCTTATCATGCTGAGAAATGAGTACCCTGATTTTACCCAGGCAGGGTTTACCCTTTCCTATGCAGCAGTTGCCCTGTTACTGTTATATTACATCTTCTATGGCTATTACGATAAAAAATATGGGTCCTGA
- a CDS encoding helix-turn-helix transcriptional regulator yields MKNNLKVYRATQNLTQEELAKGLGVTRQTIIAIEKEKYDPSLILAFKIAKFFKVQIEDIFIYK; encoded by the coding sequence ATGAAGAATAATCTCAAGGTATATCGAGCTACGCAGAATTTAACCCAGGAAGAACTAGCCAAGGGATTGGGCGTAACTCGACAGACTATAATTGCCATAGAAAAGGAGAAATATGATCCTTCCTTGATTTTAGCTTTTAAAATAGCTAAATTCTTTAAAGTGCAAATTGAGGATATTTTTATCTACAAATAA
- a CDS encoding CPBP family intramembrane glutamic endopeptidase, whose translation MRIFLSTNKINERMLMEIFQTHEARNNFLKLVLKIILVLAGIQFLRVILFGVLSAITQPLVLLHIIWNGLSFIIVGMILLIYFKPSLNDLGLGYDSIGLRTRILYITGFSVLSTLILSQYISEWELSVLIFSMVFGIITPVFEELLFRGYIWSKLNESDGIISPDILTFLTVTLLFGVWQLGYIDFFIRNPVIMGNAGMLITLKIGISLVLGLIVGFLRFKSDKTYASIIIHGLWNIFEP comes from the coding sequence TTGAGGATATTTTTATCTACAAATAAGATTAATGAGAGGATGCTCATGGAAATTTTCCAAACTCATGAAGCCAGAAACAACTTCCTGAAGCTGGTTTTAAAAATAATACTGGTCTTGGCTGGTATACAATTTTTAAGAGTAATCCTTTTTGGAGTTTTATCGGCCATTACCCAACCATTGGTGTTATTACATATTATTTGGAATGGTTTAAGTTTTATAATAGTGGGTATGATCCTGCTTATCTATTTTAAACCGTCTTTAAATGATCTTGGATTGGGATATGACAGTATCGGGCTGAGAACAAGGATACTTTATATTACTGGTTTTTCTGTACTTAGTACACTCATTTTAAGCCAGTATATATCTGAATGGGAGCTTAGCGTTCTTATTTTCTCCATGGTATTCGGTATAATAACTCCTGTATTTGAAGAATTGTTATTTAGAGGTTATATCTGGAGTAAGTTAAATGAATCAGATGGAATTATTAGCCCAGATATTTTAACATTCTTAACAGTTACACTCCTTTTTGGAGTATGGCAATTGGGTTATATTGATTTTTTCATCCGAAATCCTGTGATTATGGGCAATGCAGGCATGTTAATAACCTTAAAAATTGGGATATCTTTAGTTTTAGGTCTAATTGTAGGCTTTTTACGTTTTAAATCAGACAAAACATATGCTTCAATTATTATCCATGGTTTATGGAATATTTTTGAACCATGA
- a CDS encoding CPBP family intramembrane glutamic endopeptidase: MKFFNSLPDRNNFLKLVLRIILALVIIQGVRAVIFCGLWTVVQPGTNIVLFQLLNGLTYIIMGIILFLYFKPSLKNLGLNWDDIRLRTRILYILGLTLLVILVVSPYTFEWELHVLILGLLFGIITPLFEELLFRGYIWGKISESGGMVNPNGLTLFTVTILFMVWHLGYVDVLMLHPLATGSLTMIMISKMGIGLVLGLIVGYLRLKTGKTYASIIFHGLWNVFAP, from the coding sequence ATGAAATTTTTCAATTCTTTACCAGACAGAAACAACTTTTTAAAACTTGTGCTGAGAATTATTCTGGCATTGGTTATTATACAAGGTGTAAGGGCGGTTATATTTTGTGGCCTCTGGACTGTTGTCCAGCCAGGGACTAATATAGTCCTTTTCCAGTTATTAAATGGTTTGACTTATATAATCATGGGGATAATTCTGTTTTTATATTTTAAACCATCTTTGAAGAATTTAGGACTTAACTGGGATGATATTCGCCTGAGAACCAGGATATTATATATCCTGGGGTTAACATTGCTGGTAATTCTGGTAGTGAGTCCATATACATTTGAATGGGAGCTTCATGTCCTGATTTTGGGTTTGCTATTTGGTATAATAACTCCTTTATTTGAAGAACTCTTATTCAGGGGTTATATATGGGGCAAGATCTCTGAATCTGGAGGGATGGTCAATCCCAATGGGTTAACACTCTTCACTGTAACTATACTTTTTATGGTGTGGCATCTGGGATATGTGGATGTTTTAATGCTTCACCCTTTGGCTACGGGTAGTTTGACCATGATTATGATCTCTAAAATGGGAATAGGCCTAGTTTTAGGATTAATAGTCGGATATCTGCGCCTTAAAACTGGTAAAACTTATGCTTCAATTATTTTTCATGGATTATGGAATGTTTTTGCGCCATGA
- a CDS encoding DUF116 domain-containing protein has protein sequence MTIAEFYQIFGQVVFVAGILLLILLSVTLILGRMLIEKDRLVFPKLLLFTIDVFYGLFKKFSENLGVDAKIVDQIGVEVRNKVNEKIFRKTKPKDKILVLPHCLRHKDCEATLESSGLVCKNCNLCVIGVLKEKGEEMGYEVFIIPGSTFLKKIVEKNSFKAVLGVACYQDLNLSMMKLSKFSCQGVPLLKDGCINTKVDARMVLDKMGVELGKSPKKSGSSCSNEPEHRGSL, from the coding sequence ATGACTATTGCCGAGTTTTACCAGATATTTGGCCAGGTTGTTTTTGTGGCTGGAATTCTTCTTCTGATTTTATTATCAGTCACCCTTATACTGGGCCGTATGCTAATTGAAAAAGACAGACTTGTTTTCCCTAAACTGTTACTATTCACCATTGACGTTTTTTATGGGTTATTTAAAAAGTTTTCAGAAAATCTGGGAGTGGATGCCAAGATCGTGGATCAAATTGGGGTTGAAGTCCGTAACAAGGTTAATGAAAAAATATTCAGGAAAACAAAACCCAAAGATAAGATACTGGTCCTTCCCCACTGTCTGAGGCATAAAGACTGTGAAGCCACCCTTGAATCCTCCGGATTAGTGTGTAAAAATTGTAACCTATGCGTAATTGGTGTCTTAAAAGAAAAAGGGGAAGAAATGGGTTATGAGGTTTTCATAATACCAGGTTCCACCTTCCTCAAAAAGATCGTTGAAAAAAATAGTTTCAAAGCCGTTTTAGGGGTTGCCTGTTATCAGGACCTTAACCTGAGTATGATGAAACTCTCCAAATTTTCATGTCAGGGTGTGCCCCTATTAAAGGATGGTTGTATAAACACCAAGGTTGATGCACGCATGGTTCTGGATAAAATGGGGGTTGAACTGGGTAAATCTCCTAAAAAATCAGGAAGTTCGTGTAGTAATGAACCGGAACACCGTGGATCACTATAA
- a CDS encoding ATP-binding protein has protein sequence MRLLKNLIFPFSAIVGQEKVKKALVLNAINPSIGGVLIKGDKGTGKTTAVRALADLLPSLRVIKGCPFNCDPDDPASSCDSCKDTESGEIQVEEKKMRVVELPLGATEDRVVGSINIEKALKEGMKALEPGILADANRNILYVDEINLLDDNLVDVLLDAAAYGINTVEREGISLAHPSNFILVGTMNPAEGELRPQLSDRIGLQISVQSIMDIDDRVKIMEWREVFEKDPNTFREEFREYQDQILENIIEARKLLPKIKVSQDMMKVIAHLCVDMGVDGHRADIAILKTSKTLAAYYKHQEVEPIDVEEAAALVLGERFHKKSVDQEKIKKQIENSVNKLSEENNGDDKKKPQRK, from the coding sequence GTGAGACTATTGAAAAACCTGATTTTCCCATTTTCAGCTATTGTTGGCCAAGAAAAAGTTAAAAAAGCCCTGGTATTGAATGCAATCAACCCCTCTATTGGTGGAGTGCTGATTAAGGGTGATAAAGGAACTGGCAAGACCACTGCAGTACGTGCCCTGGCAGATCTGTTACCCTCATTACGAGTTATTAAGGGATGTCCCTTCAACTGTGATCCCGATGATCCGGCCTCCTCTTGTGATTCCTGCAAAGATACAGAATCAGGAGAGATCCAAGTTGAGGAGAAGAAAATGAGGGTGGTGGAACTGCCCTTGGGAGCCACTGAAGACCGGGTGGTTGGATCAATAAACATTGAAAAGGCACTTAAAGAGGGTATGAAGGCATTGGAACCGGGTATACTTGCCGATGCAAATCGTAACATCTTATATGTTGATGAAATAAATCTCCTGGATGACAACCTGGTAGATGTCCTTTTAGATGCTGCTGCTTATGGAATTAACACTGTGGAACGTGAAGGTATTTCACTGGCCCACCCCTCTAACTTCATACTGGTGGGAACCATGAACCCGGCTGAAGGAGAGCTAAGACCACAGTTATCCGATAGGATAGGTCTGCAAATCTCAGTTCAGAGTATCATGGATATTGATGACCGTGTGAAGATCATGGAATGGAGAGAGGTATTTGAAAAAGATCCCAACACCTTCAGGGAAGAATTTCGGGAATATCAGGACCAGATCCTAGAAAATATTATTGAAGCCAGGAAACTTCTCCCTAAGATCAAGGTTTCACAGGATATGATGAAAGTGATAGCACATCTTTGTGTTGACATGGGCGTAGATGGTCATAGGGCAGACATTGCCATTTTAAAGACCTCAAAAACCCTTGCTGCATATTATAAACACCAGGAAGTTGAACCTATAGATGTGGAAGAGGCAGCTGCCCTGGTTTTAGGTGAAAGATTCCATAAAAAATCAGTGGACCAGGAAAAAATAAAAAAACAAATAGAAAATTCTGTAAATAAACTTTCCGAGGAGAATAACGGGGATGATAAAAAAAAGCCCCAGAGAAAATAG
- a CDS encoding VWA domain-containing protein translates to MKLKTLKKDEQKVEAQEEEVDVKKLLKMKGKKKKRLYGKRIDSKTQKGRYIKSKLPKDSSGDIAIDATLRAAALSSHGNINVKSEDLRHKIRKHGAKASIVMVVDISGSMFSDRKVNRLKGILNSVIGDANRHQDRISVIGFKGNEAEVIIPTTRRATSFREQVDNIQVGGTTPLAAGMKKGLEILKKEKLKAEFVPLLLILSDGMPNIALEEGPMKDALNLAEKIKENEIHTVVINFERSVRYGHEVNMELALAAGGRYYDLEELKDPGMVIARILDHEREEL, encoded by the coding sequence ATGAAACTTAAAACCCTTAAAAAGGATGAGCAGAAGGTCGAAGCCCAGGAAGAAGAAGTGGATGTGAAAAAACTCCTTAAAATGAAGGGGAAAAAGAAAAAACGCCTTTACGGTAAAAGAATTGATTCAAAAACTCAAAAAGGACGTTATATCAAAAGTAAACTTCCAAAGGACTCTTCTGGAGATATTGCCATTGATGCAACATTAAGGGCGGCAGCTCTTAGTTCTCATGGTAACATTAATGTTAAAAGCGAAGATCTACGTCATAAAATCCGTAAACATGGTGCTAAGGCATCCATTGTTATGGTGGTGGATATCAGTGGGTCCATGTTCTCTGATAGAAAAGTAAATAGGTTGAAGGGGATTTTAAACAGTGTTATTGGCGATGCTAACCGTCATCAGGACAGGATAAGTGTTATCGGGTTTAAAGGAAATGAAGCAGAGGTAATTATTCCCACCACCCGCAGAGCCACCTCTTTCCGTGAACAAGTGGACAACATTCAAGTGGGAGGAACAACACCACTGGCTGCAGGGATGAAGAAAGGTCTGGAAATTCTAAAAAAGGAGAAATTAAAGGCAGAATTTGTACCACTACTCCTTATACTCTCTGATGGTATGCCCAATATTGCCCTGGAAGAGGGGCCCATGAAGGATGCCCTTAACCTTGCAGAGAAGATTAAAGAAAACGAGATACATACAGTGGTAATTAACTTTGAACGGTCTGTGCGTTATGGTCATGAAGTAAACATGGAACTGGCCCTTGCTGCGGGGGGACGTTACTATGATCTGGAAGAGTTAAAAGATCCGGGTATGGTTATTGCACGGATATTAGATCATGAACGGGAAGAACTTTAG